CTCTTGTACTTTTTAAAAGTGATCTTAGGCGTCTTTACAAAAGCAAGTGCTAAAATCAATAATGCATCGGCAAAATAAATGATATCAGTCCAGCCAACCAATTCCCCGACACTGCTCTTTAAATCACCCATATTGCTTGTCTGAGTCAATAGCGGAATCGTGATGAAATCACTGAATTCCTTATAGTAAACAACATTGGCGTAAAGAATAAAGGAAGTGATGAAGCTTGTCGCGACGACAAAAATCTTTTGCTTCCTGCCTGCCATGAAAATCCCGAGTCCCATCACGAACATAAGGAAGCTCAATGGGTTGATGAACAGGATGAATTCCTGCATTTTATTTTCGATATCTATATCAAAATTGAACTTATAAACGGTGTAGGTTTTTAGCCATAATAGAACAATGGCGATCAAGACAAAACTTACGGACATATTCTTTTTAGTCCCCATGCAATCCCTCCTAGGAATCTATTGAAGTTTTCATTTTACCACAATTGAAAATAGATTTGTAGCTGAACCGATAATCGCGTAATTTTCCGATATTTATTAGTACGAATTAAACACCTGAAAAGTTTATGGTAATTATTCCTATTTAATAAAACTGTAGCGCTTCGCGGGCTAAATCGGCTCTTACGCTTTTTTTTGCCGCAGGAAACTTTTTTGCTGCCATGTCAATTATATGGGCAAGGGTAAAAAGGTTGCTGTAGACTTACTCACTTCTTGATTGTTAAAATGTTCTAGCAGTTGAATGGAGGCCAGTCCATGAATGAACAACGTTATTCTAATTTGAAACTAGGTGAACGTGGAGCGATAATAAGTATCATCGCTTATATAATTCTTTCTGCTTTAAAGCTTTCTGTAGGTTATATCAGTGATTCTGAAGCATTGAAGGCTGATGGCCTGAACAATACAACCGATATTTTAGCGTCGTTATCCGTTTTGATCGGTCTGAGGCTGTCGCAAAAACCTGCGGATGATGACCATCTTTATGGCCACTGGAAATCGGAAATGGTTGCTTCGATGGTGGCGTCCTTTATCATCATTGTTGTCGGTTTCCAGGTTTTAACCAGCGCCTTCACATCCGTTTTCGAAGGATCTGAGGAAGCACCAGATCTTATTGCTGCCTGGACGGGTTTATTTTCGGCACTCATTATGTATTTCGTGTATCGTTATAACCGGAACCTCGCTCACAAAATAAAAAGCCATTCGGTCATGGCCGCGGCTAAAGATAACCTGTCCGATTCATGGGTGAGTATCGGTACGGCCGTCGGCATCATCGGCTCCCAATTTGGTTTGCCTTGGCTCGACCCGGTGACCGCGTTCATTGTTGGCGCACTGATTTTAAAAACAGGTTGGGGCATTTTCCGTGAAGCGTCCCACCAGCTGACAGACGGATTTGATGTTGACCTAATTAAAGAATATAACGATACCATCTGTAATATTCCTGGTGTCAAAGGAATTAAGGATTTAAAGGCACGGAGCTACGGCAACAATATTGTCGTCGACTGCGTCATCACCGTGAATCCGACCCTCGACATCAGCACCGCACATGACATCTCGACAAGGGTCGAAGAGAAACTGATGGAAGAATACGATATATATGATGTCCATGTACATGTAGAGCCGGATTGATATTAAAAAGTTATGAATGACTATTGACTTGTTCATGCTATACTTAGCTGGAATTCTAGATTTTGAAGGGTAAAGGTAAAATAGATGAAGTTTATAAAATCACAGATGAAACAATTGGTTAAGGATAATCCGGAGCTGCAAACGCGCTTAACAAGTTTGATAAAAGAACATGACTTGGAGAAAAACTTTGCATTAAAAGCTTTGTATCACTCTGAAGTCGCTGAAGGCGGAAAGTATCAGCTCGCATACCAAGCACTTGACTTGCCCAAGGGGTAAGTCATTTTTATTTCGATTTCCACAAGGTAAGTTATAAGATATGGAATGGATAAATTTATACTTTGATTAGTGTCTAGCTCCAGCGCCTAGCCCCTCGAGACGTTTGTCTAGTGTCGCCTCCTAGAAACTCCGAAACTTCAACTCCGCCGGCAGAAGCAAAAAGCGCTTCTTTGTCGGAGTCTCCAGTTTCTGCGTTTCTTGACAGTCGGCTATACATTTCGAGTTCGGTCCGCCCAATGAAGTCAAAGAACGACTTCAATGGTCAGCCCTCCAACGGTTGTCGGGGCTGAGCAAGGCGCTTGCGCTTTTCTTACAGCGGAAGGATTTGAAACGGATTGGAATTCACTAACTTTGAGCCTAAGTCTTTTATATATAATTACGCTTTTCCAAGTGAAGAAAAAGAGTTATGCGCACTGGAAATGCGCTCGTTTTTTGGGGAGGATACAGAATCCAGCGTCATCGAGAGCACTTTGAAAATCGATCCAAGCCGAAGTCCGTTTATGAGGGGACGTATGGATGTCATTATTGAAGGTGGTCAATTAGAGGACTTAATTGAGCAAGTGAAGAAGTTAGAATTGAATGGCTCTACTTTTAAAGTGATGTATGTAAAAGTAGCAGGTCCCGAAAAGGTGAACTTTGAAGAGAGGCGCCAAATCGAGCGGAAGGTGGGTCTGCAAATTCCCGGAGAGCCGGAGCTCTTAAATCCAGATCTGCTATTTGGTATCATGAATGTAAACAAGCGCTGGGTATTTGGTGAATACCACAGCAGTGAAGCGGTCTGGCTGAATCATCAGCAGAAGCCGCATAGCTATTCAACTTCATTAAGTACGCGTGTCGCAAGAGCCGTCGCGAATGTCGCAGTTCATGATCCAACTGGAGTTAGAGCGATCGATCCATGCTGCGGAATTGGAACAGTAGTTGTGGAAGCATTGTCGATGGGCATCGACATCGTGGCCAGTGATATCAATCCGCTCATACTGCCTGGAACTCGGGAGAACATCGCGCATTTTGGCTATGCAACGGAAGTGACGTTTAAGGACATCCGCCATGTCACTGGGAGCTATGATGTGGCGATTATTGATATGCCTTACAATCTGTGTTCAGTCATCACACCCGAAGAGCAGCTCGAGATGCTCCAAAGCACATACCGATTTGCTAATAAAGTAGTCATCGTCACGATTGAACCAATCGACTCCATCATCGGGAAAGCCGGCTTTGAAATCGCTGATCGCTGTGTCGTGAGAAAAGGGACCTTCGAACGCGAGATCATTGTATGTAAAAAATAAAATATATTTAAGGACGATTATGCATGTCATAATCGTCCTTTCTTCTTGTGTAGCTATTAGTTGGGGAATACTACATGTAGTATTTAGCGCTTGCGCTTTTTGTTCTATTTAATAGCCTTGCTGACTCTAAGTTTCTTTCCTTTGATTGTTGCATTTTCCATTGCCTGAATGACCAACGAGCCTTTTCCGTTCAGGATATCGACATATGACATGGTATCGTGGATTGTGATGATGCCGATATCGTCTGCCGTTACTCCAGGGATTTTCGCGATGGTTCCAACGAAGTCGACGGCACGGAGTTTCTTCTTTTTTCCGCCGCTAAAATGAAGCTTCATGATATCCTGGTTGATGCGGGCTGTTTTGTTGTTTTTCACGACACGGCGCCCGCTGATTTTTTCATCGAAAGCAGCCTGGTTTCTTGCAACCGCCTGCTTGCTCGGAGCTTCTGCCACAGGAATCTCAAAGCCAATGTATCGTTCGATAGCCTTAATGAATTTCCCTTCATAAGGTGTAGCAAGCGTAATCGCTTTTCCTTTATTACCGGCACGCCCAGTTCGGCCTGTCCGGTGCACATAACCCTCTTTTTTCCATCGGAACGTCGTAGTTGATGACAAGCGAAACGTTATTGACGTCAATTCCCCTTGCAGCCACATCGGTAGCCACGAGGTAGCGGAAATTCCCCCTCTTGAAGCCATCCATTACAGCAAAGCGATCTTCCTGCTCTAATCCGCCATGAAGTCTTTCACAGGAATAATTAGCATCCTCAAGCTGTGTAAACACTGTATCCACATTTTCCTTCGTTCGGCAAAAAATGATGCAGCTCTCCGGGTTTTCAACAACGGTAATGTCTTTAAGCAGTGAGATCTTATCTTCTTCTTTCACTTCAATCAGCATATGATCTATCGTATTGGTTGTGATTCCAGTGGAAGCAATTTCGATGTTAACAGGATTCTTCATATATTTGTGACAGAGATTTTCAACGTCTTTAGGCAATGTCGCAGAAAATACCATCGTTACTCTGTCTGATGGAAGTTCCTCGATAATCGATTCTACATCATTGATAAAACCCATATTGAGCATTTCATCCGCTTCATCTATGATCAGGTACTTGATTTCATCTAATACAAGTGTTCCTCTTTCGATATGATCGATCACACGTCCTGGCGTACCGACAACGACGTGCGTTTTTTGTTTCAATTCCTCTTTTTGTTTTGCGAAAGGTTCCTTCCCATAAACAGCCATGGCCTTGATCCTTTTGAATCGCCCGATATTCGTGATGTCTTCACGAACCTGAACAGCCAGCTCCCTGGTTGGAGTGAGAATCAACGCTTGTGGATTTTTTTCCTCCCAATCAACCATATCGCAAATAGGAATGCCAAATGAAGCCGTCTTTCCGCTTCCTGTCTGGGATTTAACGACAAGATCCTGCTTTTCCAATGCTAACGGAATGACTTCTTCCTGGACCTCTGTTGGTGATTCATATTTCAACACTGAGAGGGCGCGTTTAATTTCGTCGCTTAAGTTGTAATCGTCAAAACTTCTTTTACTCATGTAAAAAACCTCATTTTATTTAGTATTATCCGACTTATATATAGGATTCTCGCAAAGAATCATCATATGCATAAACTGAATAGTATTCATTATACTGCAAACGTCTGACTAATCGACTTAAATTTAAGAAAGGATAGGCATGGAACAAGTTTTGCTCCTAAAGTTTACTGGAGAAGCTTTTCTGAAAATAGATCTGAAGCTACGTGTAAAAAGGCAAATTTCTAATAAAAGTTTCACAAATTATCAATAAATCTAATGATACCCAAAGGGGTTATCAGGATATAATAAAAACAAGTAAGAAAGCGATTTCACTTTTGAAAGGGTGTTGGACATGAACTATCAGGAAGTCAAAGCTCAATTAGAAGCATTGCAGCTGCAGCTGGCGAATAAAATGCAGAATCCAAGCCTGTCTATAGATGAAAAAAGTGAGCTTCAGAGAGCAATTGCTAACTACGACTATATCATCGAGCTGACATGCATGAATCATTTTGAACGTGGAAAGGCCATTCATTAATAAACGAAGCCTGGAGGCAGATTTCCTCCAGGCTGTTTTTATGGGAAAATCTTCATGACAATGCTAGCACCAGTGTTCATGCTTTTCTTATAGAACTCCGCTTAATGGCTTCTGGCTGAAATAATCGAGGGCATAATTGACCTGGTCGATTTCATAGATTTTCCTTTCAATGCAAAACTGAATCACAAGGTCGGATGTTTCACTGTCTGACAAAGAGTAGCCGGCAGAGCTTAACAGCTTGTCGGTTTCTTTTTTATTCAGCTCTAGGGCCAGTGCAAGTGCGGTGACCGTGTTTTTACTCGGTTTGTATTCAGGGTTTGAACGGATCTTAGAAAAAAGCCTTCGGTCGAGGCCAGCTTTCTTATAGACCTCGGAGTCCTTGCAGCCCTTTTTGTCTATAAAGCCAAATAGTACTTTTTGGAGAGTCGGCTTCCGCTTCTCTGCTATGAAGCTTTCAATCTCGAGCGGCGAAATGCTCTCAAGGACATAATCCTCAATCGGTCCAGCGGACTTTTCATACAGGACAAAGTTCATATTACGATCGATATATTCTTGTAAATCTGCCAATATCTTATGATCCAGCATGTGGCCAGCCTCCTTAAAAATGTCGCTTAACAGGCGACCAAAATATGGATGAATCTAGATATGATTATATCAGATTCAGCTTAGGAGGATGATAGCGATGAAGAATAATTTAACGGAAATCATTTTTTTGCTAGACCGGAGCGGCTCGATGGCAGGACTGGAGAGAGACACAGTCGGAGGATTCAATGCTTTTGTCAAAAAACAGACCGAAATGGAAGGCGAGACAATCCTGACAACGGTGCTTTTTGACGATAAATATGAAGTGCTCTGGAACGGGATAGATGCCAGGGAGGCTGAGCTGACTGAAGATGAGTACTATGTCCGCGGGATGACTGCGCTTTTGGATGCAGTCGGAAAGACGATTCTTGATGTTGGCTACCGTCTCGGCAGAACCAGTGAGGAACAGAGGCCAGGCAAGGTCATCTTCGTGATCACGACGGACGGCATGGAGAACGCCAGCACCGAGTTCACATATGGAAAGGTGAAGGAGCTGATCCGGCACCAGCAGGAAAAATACTGCTGGGAATTCATCTTCATGGGTGCCAACATCGACGTTGCCAAAGAAGCTGACAGCCTCGGAATCAATATTGAGAATTCCTTTAACTTCGAAGCCTCTGAAAAAGGAATTGAAAACATGTATGAAATGGTATCGGAATCTATCATGGAAAAAAGAATGAAGTAATAACAAAATTCGAGGAGGATGGGTAATGACAAATAATCACTTAGGAAGCTGCAAGACTTGTGGTAAAGAAATCGCAAAAGGTGTAAAGAAATGCCCTCACTGCGGGAAAGACCAGCGAAGCTTTTTCGGTAGGCATAAAATTCTGAGTTTCATAGGTGTATTGATCCTTTTTGGAATTATCGGTTCAGCACTTGGCGGTGGAGAAGAAGCAAGCAATGAAGGTAGCTCTGCTGCAACAGCATCTGCACCTGTCAAAGAACAAAAGATATATAAAGTGGGAGAAGCTGTTCCAGCTGACAAGGTTGAGATTACCGTTACAAAATTTGAAGAGAAAGAGCAAGTTGGCAATGAATACATCAATAAATCGGTATCTGAGGGCGGGACGTTCGCAGCAATCCAATATAAAATCAAGAACACTTCCAAGAAGCCGGTCGGAATGTTTGATTATCCAAGTGTTAGACTGGTGGATGAAGAAGGAACAGAGTACGATTCCGATATTGATGCATCTTCTAACTATGCAATTGAGACAAATGTAGACAATGCCAAGATTGCGAGTGATTTAAATCCTGGAATCACCGTTACTGATACAAAGGTATTTGAAGTATCTAAGCAAAGCTTTGATGCAGGATCATGGTTTATTAAAATTGGGGACGAGAAAGTACAGTTGAAGTAACAGGTCGAACCCGGAATATTTCTGGGTTTCTTGATTTTCCTTTTGATTTGACATACCCCCGACATAAAAAGATTTTCAAGAAAGCAATGATGATAGGCTCAAACTGGGCTATGTCGACCGATTAGAGGTTATCTGATTTTTTAAAGTTTTTTTTTCTCCTGACATTTTGTTGACATATTCACAGAGTAAATTATGAGTATAAGGTTCATGTCCAACTTGAATCTAAAAAGAATGATTTACAGGAGGATGTCAGATATGAAAAAGAAATCAGTTATTGGCTTCACAATTGCAGGCGCATTATTGCTTGGAGGGTATGCAACTACTTCACTGGCTAATGAGGACAGTACGACAAGCACAGCTGCGACTACTGTCAAAAGTTTTTTTGGTAAGGGTTTTGGCCATAAAGGATATTACGGCGGGAACTCAGAAGCGCTGATCGAAAAGGCAAAGGATCTTGGCATCAGCACTTCCGGAAAAGATGCTCAAACCTTAATGGGTGAAATTCGGGAAGCTACAATCAAGAGTGAGGCAAAAGAACTTGGAATCAAGACAGATGGCAAGGATATCGCAACGCTGGCAGAGGAAGTCCAATTGGCGAATCTAAAGGAAAAAGCGAAGGATTTGGGCATTTCTACAGACGGGAAGGATGCGGCCGCGCTTCACGAGGCGATCCGTTTAGAGAACCTTAAGAATGAAGCGAAAAAGCTTGGCGTTTCAACGGACAACAAGGATGCACAAACTCTAATGGAAGAAATCCGGACAGCGAACTTGAATGAAAAAGCGAAGGAACTAGGTGTTTCTACGGAGGGCAAAGACCTGCAGACACTGCAGCAAGAAGTCCATTCAGCTTATATGAATCAAGAAGCTAAGAAGTATGGAATTACCGTAGACGGCAAGGATATCAGGGAAATCACGCAGGAGGTACAGTCTGCCAAAGTAAAAGCAGACGCAAAAGAACTGAACATTACGATTGACGGCAAAACAATTGGCGAAATCGCCCAGGAAGTACAGGAAAAGAAAGTCCTGAACCTGGCGAAGGAACTGGGAATATCCACTGCTGATAAAGACACACGCCAGTTGATGGAAGAAATTCAAGCCAAGGATGCTGACAAGCTTGATGAGTTGTTTGAAGATGGATTTGGGCACCATGGAATGGGCTTTGGACATGGGGGAGGTTTCGGAATGGGCAGTGGTTTTGGACATGACGGAGGCTTTGGAAAAGGCGGCAAAGGCGGAATGGGACAAGGCGGTTTCGGCGGTGAAGGCGGCCGTGGCGGCATGCACCAAAACGGTGGCGGACGTGGGTTTTAGCTTCATAAAATAGTAAAGGTCCCCCGGTATCAAGCGGGGGATTTTTCCTGTAAGATAATAAGTGGAATATACATAAAAATAGACCTGATTCATGCATTTTTCAGGTCGGATTTACTCTTAGTGATGACGGGAGTGGCGGCAATGAAAAGTATACTAATAGTAGAAGATGAACAAACGATCTCAAGAGTGCTGGCGGTCTACCTGAAGCATGAAGGCTATGAGATACTCCAGGCCTACGATGGGAAGGAAGGTCTCGATATGTTTACTCAACACCAGCCGGATCTTGTTCTGCTGGATGTGATGGTTCCGGAAATGGACGGCTGGTATGTTCTTAAGGAAATCCGAAACATCAGCTCCTGCCCCGTGATCATGCTGACTGCCCTGTGGGACATTGACTATCGCTTAAAGGGGCTTAACCAGGGGGCGGACGATTATATTTCCAAGCCGTTCATTGGCGAAGAAGTGGTAGCCAGGGTAAATGCCGTGCTGCGCCGTTCTCCCCAGGTTCTCGAAACGGAAAACATGAAACAGTTTGGCAGTCTGAAAATCAATATGGATTCGCATGTCGTCTCAGTCAATGGCGAAAAAGTGGTGTTGACCCCTAAAGACCTCAGCTTGCTGATTTTCCTGGCGGAGAGGCCAAACCGGACGTTCACAAGGGATAATTTAATTGAAAATGTCTGGGGGATGGATTATGACGGAAGCGATCGGGCAGTGGACCTTTCGATAAAAAGAATCCGCCATTCACTGGCTGGGTGGCCAGCGTCACAGGGAGAAATCAGAACATTAAGAGGATTGGGGTATCAGTTCAGTGTTTACAAAAAATGAAAAGCACGTGACCTTGTTGAGATATTGGACAACCAGATACCTTCTGACCCTGATTGTCGGGCTGCTATTGCTTGGTGCAGGCTCGATGTGGTGGATCAAGAAAACGACACTGGAAAACAGATTGAAGTTAATGGAGTACATGGCAGTTGAAACTGCCGATCGGGTCGCGCAGGCCGGGGATTTTGGCGGCTTTGACAAAAGGATGGGAGACCCGAGTAGATTTTTCGAAATGGAAAGTCAGCCACTGCTTTTCATTACCGATTTGGAAGGGAATGTCCTGAATACAGGTCCAATGCACGGCGGGGGCGGCCCTCGTCATCTCTCAAGAAATGTTCCCTCGGAGATCCTTACAAGCGATGACAGCACTCAAAGGATTACAGAAAATGGAACAGCTATTTATGCTGTTAAAGCGCCAATCACCATCGATGAGCTTCAGGCCGGCTGGGTTGTCGTGATGCAGAACGCTGCTGATTTGACGGATGTTGACCAGGAATACCGATTGTTGCTCATTCTTCTGGTAGGGCTTGGCTTGCTTGGGTGGATTGTCATTTATATTCTCACGAAAAGAATCCTGAAACCGATCCAGGATGTAGCGAGGGCAGCGGCACAGGTTCGGGAAGGTGACTATGACATCACACTGGAATCGAACCAAAAGGAACTTGAAATATACGAACTCGTCACTTCTTTTAAAGAAATGACCACCCGCCTGACCCAGCTGGAACAAATGCGAGCAGAGTTGCTCGCGGGAGTCACCCATGACTTAAAAACGCCGGTAACCTCGATCAGCGGCCTTGTCCAGGCAGTACGGGATGGAGTCGTAACCGGTGATGAGCGGCAGGAATTCCTGGATATCACCCTAAAAGAAATCCAGAGATTGCAAACGATGATTTCTGATTTGCTGGAATTCAATTCACTGGCGGCAGGAGCATTCACAATCCGGGCAGAGAATTGTGATATGAATAAACTTGTTGAGGATATTGGGCGGCAGTGGCAGGTCACGCAAACTGAAACTGTTAATCTGAAGGTCATCACGCCTGACCACACTGTATGCGCTCAAACAGATCCATTGCGATTGCAGCAAATCCTGATTAACTTATTGAATAACTCCTACCAGGCTCTCGGTCAAGATGGCAATATATCCCTCATTCTTTCAGAAGGAAGGATTGATGTAAAAGACACTGGTTCAGGGATTCCGGATGAAGAGCAGGCGCTGGTGTTTGAGCGTTTCTTCCGCGGCGAGAAGAAAAAACTTAAAGTCAGGGGCCTCGGCCTCGGCCTTCCTTTCAGCAAAATGCTCGCACGTTCCCTCGGGGCTGACTTGATTTTAAAGGAGAGCAATTCAAGCGGCACGACATTCTCGATACTGTGGCCAAAAGAAACATAAGAAGGGGCTGCGTTTATTTTTGCAGCCCTTTTAACCGTTTAATAATTGATCAATGGATGCGTCCAGTTTTTCAGATTCACTGCCATCCAGCCATTCTTCCGGAATGATGATGTATCTGGCATTGCCCCCATTTAAATAACTATAAATGATTTGGGCTTCATCAAGTTCTTCCTTGCCGATGACGACAGATTTCCTTATCTCACTCCCTTGAAAAGAGTGAAAAATGTTCTCTCTGATCTCCTCTGAAAGACGATTGAACTTCTCTGGGTGGTATTCTTTACTAAAAACGACCTTATGCCCTCTGATCAGAAAAACCTTTAATGTGCGGTCGTTGATCCATTCGAGCACGACAATGTTCTTATTTCCTCCGGTGAATTGAATTATATTTTCCTTATACATAAGGATGGAGAATGATTTCATATAATTCCTGTATTTTGCTGCTTCTTCAAATTGGAATTCTTCGGATGCATGATTCATTTTCTTCTGTATTTCGTCCAAAATCTCTGCATCAGATCCCTTGAGAAAAGAAATGAACTTCTCCACGATCCTATTGTATTCCTCAACTCTTGATCCTCCTAGACACAAACCATTGCACTTCCCCAGGGGATAGTTCAGGCAAGGGGAACCCTTGAGTGGCTGAAGGCAGTTAATTTCAAAATACTCCTTAAAGTTCTCAATTGCTTTTTTTACATAAATGGGACTGGTATAGGGTCCAAAATAAATCGTGTCGCCATCTTCGGATTTTTCAGAAGTGATTGTAATTTTCCGGAAAGGTCCGTCCATCTTGATCGCAATATAAGAGTAAGAAAGATGGCTCTTCATTTTCTTGTTAAAAAGAGGCTTCATTTCTTTGATGAGCTTACATTCAAGCAAGAATGCCTCGAATTCCGTATCAGTATGCAAGACGTCGAAATCATGTATGTTAGCGACCATCTTTTTGATTTTTTGCGGATGGGCTGCAGAGTTTTGAAAATATGTTTGCACCCTTTTCTTAAGGCTTTTCGCTTTCCCGACATAAATCACGGTACCTTTTTGGTCTTTCATAAGGTAAACTCCAGGAGTCAAAGGAAGGTTTTTGACCTTATCTTTTATATTCATGTCCGCTCCCTCAATATCTCTTATTTTTAATTCTTTATATATCTTCATATTTTAGCATAAGAGGTGATTAGGGCTCTTTAGATGCATATAGAGGTAGTATTCTTCAAAATGTTTCCGCTTTCATTCACTATCTCGCCCATATGCTCCCGAATTGCCGCGATCTCCTTGAATCTGATTTTGAGGATGTTACTATAGGTAACGTTGATAAAATATGAACGGAATTAAACTTTTTATGAGGTGAGTGCGGTTGT
The window above is part of the Mesobacillus jeotgali genome. Proteins encoded here:
- a CDS encoding UvrB/UvrC motif-containing protein produces the protein MKDQKGTVIYVGKAKSLKKRVQTYFQNSAAHPQKIKKMVANIHDFDVLHTDTEFEAFLLECKLIKEMKPLFNKKMKSHLSYSYIAIKMDGPFRKITITSEKSEDGDTIYFGPYTSPIYVKKAIENFKEYFEINCLQPLKGSPCLNYPLGKCNGLCLGGSRVEEYNRIVEKFISFLKGSDAEILDEIQKKMNHASEEFQFEEAAKYRNYMKSFSILMYKENIIQFTGGNKNIVVLEWINDRTLKVFLIRGHKVVFSKEYHPEKFNRLSEEIRENIFHSFQGSEIRKSVVIGKEELDEAQIIYSYLNGGNARYIIIPEEWLDGSESEKLDASIDQLLNG
- a CDS encoding cation diffusion facilitator family transporter, producing the protein MNEQRYSNLKLGERGAIISIIAYIILSALKLSVGYISDSEALKADGLNNTTDILASLSVLIGLRLSQKPADDDHLYGHWKSEMVASMVASFIIIVVGFQVLTSAFTSVFEGSEEAPDLIAAWTGLFSALIMYFVYRYNRNLAHKIKSHSVMAAAKDNLSDSWVSIGTAVGIIGSQFGLPWLDPVTAFIVGALILKTGWGIFREASHQLTDGFDVDLIKEYNDTICNIPGVKGIKDLKARSYGNNIVVDCVITVNPTLDISTAHDISTRVEEKLMEEYDIYDVHVHVEPD
- a CDS encoding TRM11 family SAM-dependent methyltransferase codes for the protein MRSFFGEDTESSVIESTLKIDPSRSPFMRGRMDVIIEGGQLEDLIEQVKKLELNGSTFKVMYVKVAGPEKVNFEERRQIERKVGLQIPGEPELLNPDLLFGIMNVNKRWVFGEYHSSEAVWLNHQQKPHSYSTSLSTRVARAVANVAVHDPTGVRAIDPCCGIGTVVVEALSMGIDIVASDINPLILPGTRENIAHFGYATEVTFKDIRHVTGSYDVAIIDMPYNLCSVITPEEQLEMLQSTYRFANKVVIVTIEPIDSIIGKAGFEIADRCVVRKGTFEREIIVCKK
- a CDS encoding HAMP domain-containing sensor histidine kinase, whose amino-acid sequence is MFTKNEKHVTLLRYWTTRYLLTLIVGLLLLGAGSMWWIKKTTLENRLKLMEYMAVETADRVAQAGDFGGFDKRMGDPSRFFEMESQPLLFITDLEGNVLNTGPMHGGGGPRHLSRNVPSEILTSDDSTQRITENGTAIYAVKAPITIDELQAGWVVVMQNAADLTDVDQEYRLLLILLVGLGLLGWIVIYILTKRILKPIQDVARAAAQVREGDYDITLESNQKELEIYELVTSFKEMTTRLTQLEQMRAELLAGVTHDLKTPVTSISGLVQAVRDGVVTGDERQEFLDITLKEIQRLQTMISDLLEFNSLAAGAFTIRAENCDMNKLVEDIGRQWQVTQTETVNLKVITPDHTVCAQTDPLRLQQILINLLNNSYQALGQDGNISLILSEGRIDVKDTGSGIPDEEQALVFERFFRGEKKKLKVRGLGLGLPFSKMLARSLGADLILKESNSSGTTFSILWPKET
- a CDS encoding response regulator transcription factor; the encoded protein is MKSILIVEDEQTISRVLAVYLKHEGYEILQAYDGKEGLDMFTQHQPDLVLLDVMVPEMDGWYVLKEIRNISSCPVIMLTALWDIDYRLKGLNQGADDYISKPFIGEEVVARVNAVLRRSPQVLETENMKQFGSLKINMDSHVVSVNGEKVVLTPKDLSLLIFLAERPNRTFTRDNLIENVWGMDYDGSDRAVDLSIKRIRHSLAGWPASQGEIRTLRGLGYQFSVYKK
- a CDS encoding DUF3896 family protein; the encoded protein is MNYQEVKAQLEALQLQLANKMQNPSLSIDEKSELQRAIANYDYIIELTCMNHFERGKAIH
- a CDS encoding DUF4352 domain-containing protein, which codes for MTNNHLGSCKTCGKEIAKGVKKCPHCGKDQRSFFGRHKILSFIGVLILFGIIGSALGGGEEASNEGSSAATASAPVKEQKIYKVGEAVPADKVEITVTKFEEKEQVGNEYINKSVSEGGTFAAIQYKIKNTSKKPVGMFDYPSVRLVDEEGTEYDSDIDASSNYAIETNVDNAKIASDLNPGITVTDTKVFEVSKQSFDAGSWFIKIGDEKVQLK
- a CDS encoding VWA domain-containing protein yields the protein MKNNLTEIIFLLDRSGSMAGLERDTVGGFNAFVKKQTEMEGETILTTVLFDDKYEVLWNGIDAREAELTEDEYYVRGMTALLDAVGKTILDVGYRLGRTSEEQRPGKVIFVITTDGMENASTEFTYGKVKELIRHQQEKYCWEFIFMGANIDVAKEADSLGINIENSFNFEASEKGIENMYEMVSESIMEKRMK